In a single window of the Roseiconus lacunae genome:
- a CDS encoding AraC family transcriptional regulator, producing the protein MPESTPGDFQAAFFQRNPQAESVIALFDALPQTYFYAKDTESRFVKVNRLFLENHGLKEEADAIGKSDYDFHPPLMAEAYISEDRRVMAGRKPVPGQVWLVLHRRSVPRWYVSTKTPLFDSNHRVIGIAGAMYRIEQQEELMQYLQELLPVARYIEKHYAEQISMTAMAGLAGLSSTHFNRRFRQLLRVTPTDYLRSVRVQAAQQLLATTSRTLAEIAFEVGFTDQSHLTRRFREVTGMTPAAWRKRFVK; encoded by the coding sequence ATGCCAGAATCCACCCCCGGCGATTTCCAGGCGGCGTTTTTCCAACGCAATCCCCAAGCGGAATCCGTGATCGCGTTGTTTGATGCGTTGCCTCAGACCTATTTTTACGCGAAGGACACCGAAAGCCGGTTCGTGAAAGTGAATCGACTTTTTCTTGAAAACCATGGTTTGAAAGAAGAAGCGGACGCGATCGGCAAGTCCGATTACGATTTTCACCCCCCGCTGATGGCGGAGGCCTACATTAGCGAAGACCGCCGTGTGATGGCGGGTCGAAAACCGGTGCCCGGTCAAGTCTGGCTGGTATTGCATCGCCGGAGTGTTCCTCGCTGGTATGTTTCCACCAAGACTCCGTTGTTTGATTCGAATCATCGCGTGATCGGAATCGCGGGGGCGATGTACCGTATCGAACAGCAAGAGGAGTTGATGCAGTACCTGCAAGAACTTTTGCCGGTCGCCCGTTACATCGAGAAACATTACGCCGAGCAGATTTCAATGACAGCGATGGCAGGCCTGGCCGGCCTTTCATCGACCCATTTCAATCGGCGCTTTCGGCAATTACTTCGCGTGACCCCGACTGATTATCTGCGCTCGGTTCGCGTCCAGGCGGCCCAGCAACTGCTCGCAACCACGTCCCGAACGCTCGCTGAAATCGCGTTTGAAGTCGGCTTTACGGATCAGAGCCATTTGACCCGACGTTTTCGAGAGGTCACCGGGATGACGCCGGCGGCTTGGCGGAAACGATTCGTCAAATGA
- a CDS encoding PSD1 and planctomycete cytochrome C domain-containing protein gives MSTITSPSTTGWATRRMPVITPIMVLFTVIAPSSDTALKADDISFSRDVLPVLSDRCFHCHGPDATHREADLRLDVEENAKEDLGGYAAVTPGNLEESEIWRRITSNDEGEVMPPSDSHRKPLTDPEREAIRRWIVSGAKWGKHWSFEKITRPTPPSTDVHPVDAFVQAKLASEDLELNRLAPPHTQLRRLSFDLTGLAPTPEQVDAFDGSKEALGKTLDAIFQSPSYAERMAMWWLDASRYSDSDGYQQDATRQNWPWRDWVIRQFQENKSFREFTIEQFAGDLLPDATEEQQLATCFHRNHMTNGEGGRDPEESRVDYVIDRVNTTGTVWLGLTLGCVQCHSHKFDPISHQDYYSFSAFFNSIDENGKAGMNATPYLSYTSPNVDARVEELSHFVDQCRKQKSAELKRAEKRFERWLAQAREQAASDYRVWWPIFPQVTSSEGTLFQIEDDGTIQTHGPKPSQDDYRVEVRIPAGVKQISGIRLEVLPHESHVEQRFTRSGNGEFTLTNVLAMVREAGSPSEQQLEFAGAVADYQADKKRKTEWDTRYANIRETLNDDARDGWTTEGAESIEPHTGVYELRKPWQVSQGDRFIIKLRHRSTHGDANIGRFRISLTEERGETVRRTDGDSPIAALLRNNQTDLDDKLRKRLLDQYLLSDPEYQADATRLSAAERQLSQLKKETDPRKVMVLKERDKPRETHILLRGVWDAKGDVVERAVLPSVLEWPAEKTQTRLDLAQWIVDRDNPLTARVIVNQVWQLLFGQGLVRTPEDFGLQGELPTHPKLLDWLAIEFIENDWDIQHIIRVIVTSKTYRQSSVTTEKLLSLDPENRLLARSPRFRLPAWMIRDNALQVSGLINSAVGGPPVKPYQPEGVWAEITMGRFDYQPSLGPAQYRRTIYAFWRRSSAPTFLFDSAQRRVCEVGVRRTNTPLHALTLMNDQTMLEASRALADLAMNIGTEPNEWSDMQLQMISHRVLSRELTSDELDELKRVWSSVMEVYQNETASALEFCCVGQQEIPAASLAAPTAAWMTIANLILNLDEAITRE, from the coding sequence ATGTCAACGATTACCTCCCCATCGACGACAGGCTGGGCGACTCGGCGTATGCCAGTCATCACGCCCATCATGGTCTTGTTCACGGTGATCGCACCCTCGAGCGACACCGCCCTCAAAGCAGATGACATTTCATTTTCACGCGACGTTTTGCCCGTACTTTCCGATCGCTGCTTTCACTGCCATGGGCCCGACGCAACTCATCGGGAAGCTGACTTGCGATTGGATGTCGAAGAGAACGCCAAGGAAGACCTCGGTGGATACGCCGCTGTCACTCCTGGCAATTTGGAAGAGAGCGAGATTTGGCGCCGGATCACATCGAACGACGAAGGCGAAGTGATGCCGCCGAGTGATTCACACCGCAAGCCACTGACCGACCCCGAGCGCGAAGCGATCCGCCGCTGGATAGTTTCGGGTGCAAAATGGGGGAAGCATTGGTCGTTTGAAAAGATCACTCGACCAACGCCTCCATCAACCGACGTTCATCCGGTCGACGCATTTGTTCAAGCGAAACTCGCGAGCGAAGATCTGGAGCTCAACCGTCTTGCCCCGCCGCATACCCAGCTTCGTCGTTTGTCGTTTGACTTGACCGGACTCGCACCAACGCCCGAACAAGTCGATGCCTTTGACGGATCTAAAGAAGCCTTGGGGAAAACGCTCGACGCGATCTTTCAATCACCCAGCTATGCCGAACGAATGGCGATGTGGTGGCTCGATGCCTCCCGATATTCCGACTCCGACGGATACCAGCAAGACGCGACCCGCCAAAACTGGCCTTGGCGTGACTGGGTGATTCGGCAATTTCAAGAGAATAAATCGTTCCGAGAGTTCACGATCGAACAGTTCGCCGGTGACTTGCTGCCCGATGCGACCGAGGAGCAGCAACTCGCGACGTGCTTTCACCGCAATCATATGACCAACGGCGAAGGCGGCCGAGACCCAGAGGAATCGCGTGTCGATTATGTCATCGACCGAGTTAACACGACCGGCACCGTTTGGCTAGGGCTCACCCTTGGCTGCGTCCAGTGCCATTCACACAAGTTCGATCCGATCTCCCATCAAGACTATTATTCGTTCTCGGCTTTCTTCAATAGTATCGACGAAAACGGCAAGGCGGGGATGAATGCCACGCCGTACTTGTCATACACCTCACCGAATGTTGACGCGAGGGTTGAAGAACTATCGCATTTCGTCGACCAGTGCCGCAAACAGAAATCGGCCGAGCTAAAACGAGCGGAAAAGCGGTTCGAACGATGGCTCGCCCAGGCCCGCGAACAAGCGGCAAGCGACTATCGGGTTTGGTGGCCGATCTTCCCGCAGGTAACCAGCAGCGAAGGGACGTTGTTTCAGATCGAAGACGATGGCACGATTCAAACTCACGGTCCGAAACCGAGCCAAGATGATTACCGTGTCGAGGTTCGCATTCCCGCCGGGGTAAAGCAAATCAGTGGAATTCGACTAGAGGTCTTGCCACACGAATCCCATGTCGAGCAGCGGTTCACCCGAAGCGGCAATGGTGAATTCACACTCACCAATGTCTTGGCAATGGTACGTGAAGCCGGCAGCCCGTCCGAGCAACAGCTGGAATTCGCAGGTGCGGTTGCCGATTACCAAGCTGACAAAAAACGAAAGACCGAATGGGACACGCGCTACGCTAATATCCGTGAAACACTTAACGATGACGCCCGCGATGGATGGACGACTGAGGGAGCCGAATCGATCGAACCACACACCGGTGTCTATGAATTGCGCAAACCATGGCAAGTCAGCCAAGGCGATCGATTCATCATCAAACTGCGTCATCGGTCCACTCATGGTGACGCCAACATCGGAAGGTTCCGCATCTCACTGACCGAAGAACGGGGTGAAACGGTGCGACGTACCGATGGCGATTCACCGATCGCAGCATTGCTTCGAAACAACCAGACGGACCTTGACGACAAACTTCGAAAGCGTTTGCTGGACCAATACTTGCTAAGCGATCCGGAGTACCAAGCGGATGCGACCCGTCTTTCGGCGGCTGAGCGGCAGCTTTCACAACTGAAGAAAGAGACCGATCCACGGAAGGTGATGGTGCTCAAAGAGCGTGACAAACCTCGCGAAACACACATTCTTTTGCGCGGTGTCTGGGATGCCAAAGGCGACGTCGTCGAGCGTGCGGTCTTGCCGAGCGTCCTCGAATGGCCTGCCGAGAAAACACAAACGCGTCTTGATCTCGCCCAATGGATCGTCGATCGCGACAACCCGCTGACCGCTCGTGTGATTGTCAATCAAGTTTGGCAACTACTGTTTGGGCAAGGTCTTGTTCGGACGCCAGAAGATTTTGGATTGCAAGGCGAACTGCCCACCCATCCCAAATTGCTCGACTGGTTGGCCATCGAATTCATCGAAAACGATTGGGACATCCAACACATCATTCGTGTCATCGTGACAAGCAAGACTTATCGTCAAAGCAGTGTCACGACCGAAAAGTTACTCAGCCTTGATCCGGAGAACCGTTTGTTGGCCCGATCCCCTCGATTCCGATTACCGGCATGGATGATCCGCGATAACGCGTTACAGGTTTCAGGGCTCATCAACTCGGCCGTCGGTGGGCCGCCGGTCAAGCCGTACCAACCGGAAGGTGTTTGGGCGGAAATCACGATGGGACGATTCGATTATCAGCCCAGCCTGGGACCGGCACAGTACCGCCGGACCATCTATGCCTTTTGGCGTCGCAGCAGTGCACCGACGTTTCTGTTCGACAGTGCCCAGCGCCGGGTTTGCGAGGTCGGTGTGCGTCGTACCAATACGCCACTTCATGCCCTTACCCTGATGAACGATCAAACAATGTTAGAAGCATCGCGCGCGCTTGCGGACTTGGCGATGAACATCGGCACTGAGCCCAATGAATGGTCGGACATGCAACTACAAATGATTTCGCATCGCGTTTTATCGCGAGAGCTGACTTCGGATGAACTGGACGAACTGAAACGTGTTTGGTCATCGGTCATGGAGGTCTATCAAAACGAAACCGCATCGGCACTCGAATTTTGTTGTGTCGGTCAACAAGAAATCCCCGCCGCGTCGCTCGCTGCACCAACGGCAGCATGGATGACGATCGCAAACTTGATCTTAAATTTGGATGAGGCCATCACGCGTGAATAA
- the fae gene encoding formaldehyde-activating enzyme, with product MSERIIMRTGECLIAGGPPFTAAEPEVVIGELDGPVGTAIATLTGNQSAGHSKVFAIMDTDIQVRPVTLMVSKVTVKSSDYTNILMGTVQGAIANGVLDAVRAGDIPKEKANDLGIICSVWLNPGAAKEKDLDHEALFNIHRKAMAQAIRKAMSNEPSIDWLLENQDKVTHKYYQRALDAKKAQG from the coding sequence ATGAGCGAACGAATCATCATGCGAACCGGTGAGTGCTTGATTGCCGGTGGCCCGCCGTTCACCGCCGCTGAACCAGAAGTCGTCATCGGTGAGCTCGACGGCCCCGTCGGAACCGCGATCGCAACCTTGACCGGAAATCAATCCGCGGGACACTCGAAGGTATTCGCGATCATGGACACCGATATCCAGGTGCGTCCTGTCACATTGATGGTCAGTAAAGTGACCGTCAAGAGTTCGGATTACACGAATATCTTGATGGGAACCGTTCAAGGGGCGATCGCCAACGGTGTGCTTGATGCCGTCCGAGCCGGTGATATCCCGAAGGAAAAGGCGAATGACTTAGGGATCATCTGCTCCGTCTGGTTGAATCCCGGCGCCGCAAAAGAAAAAGACCTCGATCATGAGGCTTTGTTCAATATTCATCGCAAGGCTATGGCGCAGGCGATCCGCAAAGCGATGTCGAACGAACCTTCGATCGACTGGCTGCTGGAAAATCAAGACAAGGTGACGCACAAGTACTATCAGCGCGCCCTCGATGCAAAGAAGGCTCAGGGTTAG
- a CDS encoding DUF1501 domain-containing protein — protein MDESTRQRIGRRCFLGQTGFNFGALAVSAMLGDELAASELQDALPHFAPQAKRVIFLTQSGGPSQIELFDYKPNLEKLAGTELPESVRQGQRLTGMTKGKPQLVLPSIAKFNPHGQSGTLVGEWLPHIGSIADDLCFVKSMVTDQINHAPAMTKFLTGHQLPGRPSFGCWASYGLGSVNKNLPDYVVLISRMKRGSDQPLYNHYWGSGFLPSKHQGVKLRSAKDPVLYLNDPEGFPRELRREMLDGLASLNRQHHATTLDPEIETRIQQYEMAFRMQSSVPELTDLSDEPESTFELYGPDSRRPGSYAANCILARRLAERDVRFIQLFHPDWDHHSRLSSWCVSRCIDTDQPSAALIKDLKRCGLLSDTLVIWGGEFGRGVAGQGQWDSPLAGRDHHPRCFTVWMAGAGIKPGFSYGATDDFSYNVAENPVHVRDLHATALHQLGIDHERLTYRYQGLDFKLTGVESSKVVRDILV, from the coding sequence ATGGACGAATCCACACGACAACGAATCGGTCGACGATGTTTCTTGGGGCAAACTGGGTTCAACTTCGGTGCCTTAGCGGTCAGTGCGATGCTGGGCGACGAACTTGCCGCATCGGAACTGCAAGATGCTCTACCGCACTTTGCCCCGCAGGCGAAGCGAGTGATTTTTCTGACCCAATCCGGTGGCCCATCTCAAATCGAACTTTTTGACTACAAGCCAAATCTCGAAAAGCTGGCCGGAACAGAACTCCCCGAAAGCGTTCGGCAAGGCCAGCGTTTGACCGGCATGACGAAAGGTAAACCGCAGCTGGTCCTTCCGTCGATTGCAAAGTTCAATCCGCACGGTCAGTCTGGAACACTGGTCGGTGAATGGTTGCCACACATCGGCTCGATCGCCGATGACCTGTGTTTTGTCAAATCGATGGTCACCGACCAGATTAACCATGCCCCGGCGATGACGAAGTTCCTGACCGGACACCAACTTCCCGGTCGACCGAGTTTTGGATGTTGGGCGAGCTATGGACTCGGTTCCGTCAATAAAAACTTACCTGACTATGTTGTCTTGATTTCGCGGATGAAACGGGGAAGTGACCAGCCTCTGTATAACCATTACTGGGGCAGCGGTTTCTTGCCATCAAAGCATCAAGGGGTCAAACTGCGCAGCGCAAAAGATCCGGTGTTGTACCTCAACGACCCGGAAGGGTTCCCGCGAGAACTGCGCCGAGAAATGCTCGACGGACTGGCTTCATTGAACCGCCAGCATCATGCGACGACTCTTGATCCGGAAATTGAAACTCGGATCCAGCAGTACGAAATGGCGTTCCGAATGCAATCGAGCGTTCCCGAGTTAACGGACCTTAGCGACGAACCCGAATCGACGTTTGAGTTGTATGGTCCCGACTCTCGGCGTCCCGGCAGTTATGCCGCCAACTGTATTCTCGCCCGGCGTTTGGCCGAACGTGATGTACGGTTCATCCAACTGTTTCACCCCGATTGGGATCATCACTCACGATTGAGTTCATGGTGCGTTTCCCGCTGTATTGATACCGATCAACCGAGTGCGGCATTGATCAAGGACTTAAAGCGCTGCGGACTGTTGAGTGACACGCTTGTCATTTGGGGCGGCGAATTTGGACGCGGCGTGGCGGGCCAAGGTCAATGGGATTCCCCACTGGCCGGACGCGATCACCATCCACGTTGCTTCACCGTTTGGATGGCTGGGGCAGGCATCAAACCGGGATTTAGCTACGGGGCAACGGATGATTTCAGTTACAACGTTGCCGAAAACCCCGTTCATGTGCGTGACCTTCATGCGACCGCATTGCATCAACTGGGCATCGACCATGAACGACTGACCTATCGTTATCAGGGACTGGATTTCAAGCTGACCGGGGTCGAGTCTTCGAAAGTCGTGCGGGACATTTTGGTGTGA
- a CDS encoding alpha/beta hydrolase family protein, with the protein MRTLLTRTAIIACGVLSMAFGNPSGLSAQETSSGKQGFDQATESDVTLCQSYWQTEQEAREQLKRFARTYDNAEQWQRRADKIRTQILRGMRLDPLPRRTPLNATISNKRSYEGYTVESVAFESRPGFLVYGSLYRPIDGPDLQAGILCPHGHARGPRGGRLRPDHQQRCATLARMGATVLSYDMVGFGDSEFLGWSHDHPQVMALQTWSSIRAIDFLESLGNVDSERLAVTGASGGGTQSFLLTAIDERIDVSVPVVMVSAHFFGGCDCESGKPIHKTPSLETNNVEIAACCAPRPTLLVSVGGDWTKNTPDVEYPYLRKVYRLFDKESLVENQHFPDEDHGYELPKRQAMYPFLVKHLKLDAKGVIDPTSGRFDESANTIETIETMRVFASAEQLPKGALKPGSKITF; encoded by the coding sequence ATGAGAACTCTGTTAACTCGAACGGCGATCATTGCTTGTGGAGTATTGTCGATGGCGTTCGGAAATCCGTCGGGATTATCCGCTCAGGAAACGTCATCGGGAAAACAAGGTTTTGATCAAGCCACTGAAAGCGACGTGACACTGTGCCAGAGTTACTGGCAAACAGAGCAAGAGGCACGCGAGCAACTGAAGCGTTTTGCGCGCACCTACGACAATGCCGAGCAATGGCAACGGCGGGCCGATAAAATCCGTACTCAGATCTTACGGGGGATGAGACTGGATCCACTTCCTCGAAGAACGCCGTTAAACGCGACCATCAGTAATAAGCGATCCTACGAAGGTTACACCGTCGAATCGGTGGCGTTTGAATCACGTCCCGGTTTTCTGGTCTACGGCAGCTTGTACCGTCCGATCGATGGACCAGATCTTCAGGCGGGAATTCTTTGCCCTCACGGTCATGCCCGTGGACCACGCGGAGGCCGCTTGCGCCCGGATCATCAACAACGATGCGCAACGCTCGCCAGGATGGGTGCCACTGTTCTGTCGTATGACATGGTCGGATTCGGCGATTCGGAATTCCTGGGCTGGAGCCATGATCATCCCCAAGTCATGGCGTTGCAAACCTGGTCCAGTATCCGAGCGATCGATTTCCTGGAATCACTTGGCAACGTCGATTCAGAACGGTTGGCTGTCACCGGCGCGTCTGGAGGCGGGACTCAGTCGTTTCTCCTAACCGCGATCGATGAACGAATCGATGTTTCAGTCCCGGTCGTGATGGTCTCGGCTCATTTCTTCGGTGGTTGTGATTGCGAAAGTGGAAAACCGATTCACAAGACACCTAGCCTGGAGACCAACAACGTGGAAATTGCAGCTTGCTGCGCACCGCGACCGACACTGCTGGTTTCCGTCGGCGGCGACTGGACGAAGAATACGCCCGACGTCGAGTATCCTTATCTTCGGAAGGTCTACCGTCTGTTTGATAAGGAATCGCTGGTCGAAAACCAACACTTCCCCGATGAAGACCACGGCTACGAACTTCCCAAGCGACAGGCGATGTACCCGTTTCTAGTCAAACATTTGAAACTCGATGCCAAAGGCGTGATCGATCCCACATCCGGTCGCTTTGATGAATCGGCAAACACCATCGAAACAATTGAGACAATGCGAGTCTTTGCCTCTGCAGAACAGTTGCCCAAAGGGGCACTCAAACCAGGTAGCAAGATCACGTTCTGA